A region from the Lolium perenne isolate Kyuss_39 chromosome 4, Kyuss_2.0, whole genome shotgun sequence genome encodes:
- the LOC127349121 gene encoding transcription factor MYB44-like, translated as MSLPGSGSASAAAEAAAAEAAAAAATAAAAAAAAAPEVARKAWTQEEDTVLREQVRLHGGPSKWNTICQALPGRNGPACRQRWFRFLSPTIDVDKPFTAEEDQIIVTNHARYGNYWTTIAHFLPGRSDLAIHNRWKSVLSKQHGAHASTPAPAAARAAGPVLPLVRGGTSSATHATQEDLTGDEPSAPLMECLQLFPLAPGDIRADPRAAPSSDLSCGADDPLTQLRLAPAPAATVVEATPL; from the coding sequence ATGTCGCTACCGGGCTCTGGCTCGgcatccgccgccgccgaagcggcCGCCGCCGAAGCGGCCGCCGCCGCGGCCACCGCCGCcgcggccgcggccgccgccgctcCTGAGGTGGCCAGGAAGGCGTGGACCCAGGAGGAGGACACCGTCCTGCGGGAGCAGGTGCGCCTGCACGGCGGGCCGAGCAAGTGGAACACCATCTGCCAGGCGCTGCCCGGGCGGAACGGCCCGGCGTGTCGCCAGCGCTGGTTTCGCTTCCTCAGCCCGACCATCGACGTCGACAAGCCCTTTACAGCGGAGGAGGACCAGATCATCGTCACGAACCATGCCAGGTACGGCAACTACTGGACCACCATCGCCCACTTCCTCCCTGGCCGCAGCGACTTGGCCATTCACAACCGGTGGAAGTCCGTCCTCTCCAAGCAGCACGGCGCCCACGCCTCCACGCCCGCTCCCGCCGCCGCACGCGCCGCGGGCCCTGTCCTACCGCTGGTCAGGGGCGGTACCTCGTCGGCTACGCACGCGACGCAGGAGGACTTGACGGGGGACGAGCCGTCCGCGCCGCTCATGGAGTGCCTGCAGCTGTTCCCTCTGGCTCCCGGGGATATCAGGGCCGATCCGCGCGCGGCGCCGTCCAGTGATTTGTCTTGCGGTGCAGATGACCCGCTCACGCAGCTGAGGCTCGCGCCTGCGCCAGCGGCGACGGTGGTCGAGGCTACGCCGCTGTAG